One genomic segment of Bradyrhizobium diazoefficiens includes these proteins:
- a CDS encoding MFS transporter: MRFLKSDGRLIGILLVLAITQLIAWGTIGLPAIVGRDLAADLGMSLPAVFGGTSVLYVTMGLCAPWLARAFARHGARKVMMVGTVLTVPGFVLLSVAREPVLYFAAWTIFGVAGSATLSTGAYIMLNEIAGRQAKSAIGALMLVTGLSSSIFWPTTSFLSGHLGWRGTCVVYAAMLILVSLPLYAFAAPRRIVAKDEGAAPAKRAEVARIARSTFGLVVSAVTLNAFVNFGLNAVFIELLRAEGLAPAQAIAFGSMLGVIQVSARGLDFLGGGRWDGITTGLVAGTALPVAMLLLMLSEGATWAVAVFILLYGAGSGAMAVARATIPLVFYDQAEFTKAMSMIALPLNLASAISPPLLAGLLTQFGSRGVLGLTFVFSCATVLILVLLGRRRPHIAAATAT; the protein is encoded by the coding sequence ATGCGGTTCTTGAAATCTGACGGCAGGCTTATTGGCATCCTGCTGGTGCTCGCGATCACCCAGCTCATCGCATGGGGCACGATCGGGCTGCCCGCCATCGTCGGGCGCGATCTTGCCGCCGATCTCGGCATGAGCCTGCCGGCAGTGTTCGGCGGGACCTCCGTTCTCTACGTCACCATGGGCCTGTGCGCGCCCTGGCTCGCCAGGGCGTTCGCGCGGCATGGCGCGCGCAAGGTCATGATGGTCGGGACCGTCCTCACCGTGCCCGGCTTCGTGCTGCTGTCCGTCGCGCGCGAGCCGGTGCTCTATTTCGCCGCCTGGACCATCTTCGGCGTGGCTGGCAGCGCCACGCTCTCGACCGGCGCTTATATCATGTTGAACGAGATTGCCGGGCGGCAGGCCAAGAGCGCGATCGGCGCGCTCATGCTGGTGACGGGCCTCTCCAGCAGCATCTTCTGGCCGACCACGTCGTTTCTGAGCGGTCATCTCGGCTGGCGCGGCACCTGCGTCGTCTATGCCGCCATGCTGATCCTGGTGTCGCTTCCGCTCTATGCGTTTGCCGCGCCGCGCCGGATTGTCGCGAAGGATGAGGGCGCCGCGCCGGCGAAGCGTGCGGAGGTCGCCCGGATTGCCCGGAGCACGTTCGGCCTTGTCGTCTCCGCGGTTACCCTCAACGCCTTCGTCAATTTCGGCCTCAACGCCGTGTTCATCGAATTGCTGCGGGCGGAGGGACTCGCGCCGGCGCAGGCGATCGCGTTCGGCTCCATGCTCGGCGTGATCCAGGTCAGCGCCCGCGGGCTCGATTTCCTCGGCGGCGGCCGCTGGGACGGGATCACCACCGGGCTCGTCGCCGGCACGGCGCTGCCCGTCGCGATGCTGCTGCTGATGCTGAGCGAGGGCGCGACCTGGGCGGTCGCCGTTTTCATCCTGCTCTATGGCGCTGGCAGCGGCGCGATGGCCGTGGCGCGGGCGACGATCCCGCTGGTGTTCTACGATCAGGCCGAATTCACCAAGGCGATGTCGATGATCGCGCTGCCGCTCAACCTGGCCTCTGCGATCTCGCCGCCGCTGCTGGCCGGCCTGCTCACCCAGTTCGGCAGCCGCGGCGTGCTCGGTCTCACTTTCGTGTTCTCCTGCGCCACGGTGCTGATCCTGGTCCTGCTCGGCCGGCGGCGGCCGCACATCGCCGCGGCGACCGCGACCTGA
- a CDS encoding TetR/AcrR family transcriptional regulator: protein MASDHTRSAILAAAERLYADRGFGDVTLRDIVAEAGVNLAAVNYHFGSKDELIAELFVTRSLALNRERLQELRAAEEQGGGRADIADILRALVGPTLRGCLGPDNARSTAARFMIRVSIESVPAIRRIRNREIDHLRKFIAAMRRSLPGLPDVELFWGLHFALAMAQQTVRDSERLTKLSEGQCDVDDVEGIVARVVGVATMALATRKIETRTPARALARDAR, encoded by the coding sequence ATGGCCAGCGATCACACAAGGTCCGCCATCCTCGCCGCCGCCGAACGGCTCTATGCCGACCGCGGCTTCGGCGACGTCACGCTGCGCGACATCGTCGCGGAGGCAGGCGTCAACCTCGCCGCCGTGAACTATCATTTCGGCTCGAAGGACGAATTGATCGCGGAGCTGTTCGTGACGCGCAGCCTCGCGCTCAACCGCGAGCGCCTGCAGGAATTGCGGGCGGCGGAAGAGCAAGGCGGCGGACGTGCCGACATCGCCGACATCCTGCGGGCGCTGGTCGGGCCGACCCTGCGCGGCTGCCTCGGCCCGGACAATGCGCGCTCGACCGCGGCGCGTTTCATGATCCGCGTCAGCATCGAGTCGGTGCCGGCGATCCGCCGCATCCGCAATCGCGAGATCGACCATTTGCGCAAGTTCATCGCCGCAATGCGGCGGTCGCTGCCGGGCTTGCCCGATGTCGAACTGTTCTGGGGCTTGCATTTCGCGCTCGCCATGGCGCAGCAGACAGTGCGCGACAGCGAGCGGCTGACGAAACTGTCGGAAGGCCAATGCGACGTCGATGACGTCGAAGGCATCGTCGCGCGCGTCGTCGGCGTCGCCACGATGGCGCTGGCGACAAGGAAGATCGAAACCAGGACGCCGGCACGTGCGCTGGCGCGCGACGCGCGCTAG
- a CDS encoding PQQ-dependent sugar dehydrogenase, whose amino-acid sequence MKSSIARALVCSSLLCLAGCDDGSGDPTAQIGANPKLPDIQQYLLPPMHIARIVGWKKGETPTVAQGLQAKAFATGLQHPRFLYVLPNGDVLVVESKAPKSAPIKRPKEIVMGYIESWATSGGDTGPSNRITLLRDSNGDGVPDTQSVFLDHLNSPFGVALVGNDLYVANTDAIVKYPYTEGDTKITAPGTVLTELPGGPIDHHWTKSLVASLDGAKLYAGVGSNSNITENGMEAEHNRAAILEVDRASGRWRIFASGLRNPNGLSFEPQTGALWTVVNERDEIGPDLVPDYMTSVKDGGFYGWPYSYYGQHVDPRVKPERPDLVAKAIVPDYALSSHVAPLGMAFYTGTSLPSAYRGGAFVGEHGSWNRQVLNGYKVVFVPFADGKPSGPAQDVVTGFLDSDNHARGRPVGVAIDKTGALLVADDSGNTVWRVTAAHPQLTQR is encoded by the coding sequence ATGAAATCGTCGATTGCCCGCGCGCTGGTGTGCTCGTCACTGCTGTGTCTTGCCGGCTGCGACGACGGCAGCGGCGATCCCACGGCGCAAATCGGCGCCAATCCGAAGCTGCCCGATATCCAGCAATATTTGCTGCCGCCGATGCACATCGCGCGCATCGTCGGCTGGAAGAAGGGAGAGACGCCGACCGTCGCGCAGGGGCTGCAGGCCAAGGCCTTCGCCACGGGCCTCCAGCATCCGCGCTTCCTCTACGTGCTCCCCAACGGCGACGTGCTGGTGGTGGAATCCAAGGCGCCGAAATCCGCCCCGATCAAGCGGCCCAAGGAGATCGTGATGGGCTATATCGAGTCCTGGGCGACATCAGGCGGCGACACCGGACCGAGCAACCGCATCACGCTGCTCCGCGACAGCAACGGCGACGGCGTGCCGGATACGCAGAGTGTCTTCCTCGACCATCTCAACTCGCCGTTCGGCGTTGCGCTGGTCGGTAACGACCTCTATGTCGCCAACACCGATGCGATCGTGAAATATCCCTACACCGAAGGCGATACCAAGATCACCGCGCCGGGCACGGTGCTGACAGAGCTGCCGGGCGGACCGATCGACCATCACTGGACCAAGAGCCTGGTCGCGAGCCTCGACGGCGCGAAGCTTTATGCGGGTGTCGGCTCCAACAGCAACATCACCGAGAATGGCATGGAGGCCGAGCACAACCGCGCCGCGATCCTCGAGGTTGACCGCGCCAGCGGCCGCTGGCGCATTTTTGCGAGCGGCCTGCGCAATCCCAACGGGCTCAGCTTCGAGCCGCAGACCGGCGCGCTGTGGACGGTCGTGAATGAGCGCGACGAGATCGGTCCCGATCTCGTGCCGGACTATATGACCTCGGTGAAGGACGGCGGCTTCTATGGCTGGCCCTACAGCTACTACGGCCAGCACGTCGATCCCCGCGTCAAGCCGGAGCGACCGGATCTCGTCGCCAAGGCGATTGTGCCCGACTACGCGCTGAGCTCGCATGTCGCGCCGCTCGGAATGGCCTTCTACACCGGAACCAGCCTGCCGAGCGCCTATCGCGGCGGCGCCTTCGTCGGCGAGCACGGCAGCTGGAACCGGCAGGTGCTGAACGGCTACAAGGTCGTGTTCGTGCCGTTCGCGGACGGTAAGCCGAGCGGTCCGGCGCAGGACGTCGTCACCGGCTTCCTCGACAGCGACAACCACGCGCGCGGCCGTCCCGTCGGCGTTGCCATCGACAAGACCGGCGCGCTGCTGGTCGCCGACGACAGCGGCAACACGGTGTGGCGGGTGACCGCCGCGCATCCGCAGCTGACGCAGCGTTAG
- a CDS encoding DUF2231 domain-containing protein translates to MQEAVRVRSTAQIAGHPIHPMLVPIPIACFIGALLTDIAYVVSAEIMWADFSAWLLLVGVVFGVLAAIAGLTDFLCNRLVRAQTPAWPHLIGNAIVLILAIINALIHTRDAWTSVWPTGLILSVITVLILPVTGWLGWSMVYRHGVGVAR, encoded by the coding sequence GTGCAAGAAGCTGTGCGCGTGCGTTCCACCGCGCAAATCGCGGGCCATCCTATTCATCCGATGCTGGTGCCGATCCCGATAGCGTGCTTCATCGGCGCGCTCTTGACCGACATCGCCTATGTCGTCAGTGCCGAGATCATGTGGGCGGACTTTTCCGCCTGGCTCTTGTTGGTCGGCGTCGTCTTCGGCGTGCTAGCGGCGATCGCGGGCCTGACGGACTTCCTCTGTAACCGCCTGGTGCGTGCGCAGACGCCGGCCTGGCCGCATCTGATCGGCAACGCGATCGTGCTGATCCTCGCCATCATCAATGCGCTGATCCACACGCGCGACGCCTGGACCTCGGTGTGGCCGACCGGACTCATTCTTTCGGTGATCACCGTGCTGATCCTGCCCGTCACCGGCTGGCTCGGCTGGTCCATGGTGTATCGCCACGGCGTAGGAGTTGCGCGATGA
- a CDS encoding 3-keto-5-aminohexanoate cleavage protein, producing the protein MTSGKTIITCAITGNLTKPEQSPYLPITPEQIATSALEAAEAGAAIAHIHVRDPATGRPSMEVDLYRDVVDRIRARNKSLVINLTTGPGGRFVPSIEDPRIAGPGTTLLQPEKRVEHIELLKPDICTLDLNTMNSGGEVVINTPRNVRIMAERMKAAGVLPEIELFDSGDCHLARDLFADGTLQGPGLFSLVLGVKYGFSATPETMFYARGLLPSGAIWSGFGIGRAEFPMVAQAYLLGGHVRVGMEDNLYMSRGVLAKTNAELVAHAAGILKSLGASLATAEDARAMLGLA; encoded by the coding sequence ATGACCTCCGGCAAAACCATCATCACCTGCGCCATCACGGGCAATCTCACAAAACCCGAGCAGTCGCCGTATCTGCCCATCACGCCCGAGCAGATCGCGACATCCGCGCTGGAAGCGGCAGAAGCGGGCGCCGCCATTGCCCACATCCATGTGCGCGATCCCGCCACAGGGCGGCCCTCGATGGAGGTCGATCTCTACCGCGATGTCGTGGATCGCATCCGCGCCCGCAACAAGAGCCTCGTCATCAATCTCACCACCGGCCCCGGCGGGCGTTTCGTTCCTTCCATCGAGGATCCCCGCATCGCCGGTCCCGGCACCACGCTCCTCCAGCCCGAAAAACGCGTCGAACACATCGAGCTCTTGAAGCCCGATATCTGCACGCTCGACCTCAACACCATGAATTCCGGCGGCGAGGTCGTGATCAACACGCCGCGCAACGTCCGCATCATGGCCGAGCGGATGAAGGCGGCCGGCGTGCTGCCCGAGATCGAGCTGTTCGATTCCGGCGACTGTCATCTGGCACGCGACCTGTTCGCCGACGGCACCCTGCAGGGACCGGGCCTGTTCTCGCTCGTGTTGGGGGTGAAGTACGGCTTCTCCGCCACGCCCGAGACCATGTTCTATGCCCGCGGCCTGCTGCCATCAGGCGCAATCTGGTCCGGCTTTGGCATCGGCCGCGCCGAGTTCCCGATGGTCGCGCAGGCCTATCTGCTCGGCGGCCATGTCCGCGTCGGCATGGAGGACAATCTCTATATGTCCAGGGGCGTCCTGGCGAAGACCAATGCCGAGCTGGTCGCGCATGCCGCCGGCATCCTCAAAAGCCTCGGCGCAAGCCTTGCGACCGCGGAGGATGCGCGCGCGATGCTGGGCTTGGCGTAG
- a CDS encoding CaiB/BaiF CoA transferase family protein yields MSALPLSGIKILDLTRVLAGPLSAQMLGDLGAEVIKIERPGTGDDARAFGPPYLTDPEGKANNNNSFYLCANRNKKSVTVNIAKPEGQAIIRELARDADVFMENYKVGDLKRYGLDYETIKAINPKIIYCSVTGFGQTGPYAPRAGYDAILQAMGGLMSVTGHIDGEPGEGPMKVGPSIVDYMTGMNTSIGILSALYHRDVNGGQGQHIDVCLFDTVIASLSHWLQIYLVNGKMPPRRGTWGNGGMPAGVFRCTDGELMLVVGNDGQFQRTCAVLGEPHLASDPRFIKNNDRVVHGKEIMAIFAGLFLKQPVAYWLEKLEEAGVPSGPINNFEQVFSDPHVQSRGMRVKVNHPFEPDLSLIRNALTLSETPIKTYRAPPLLGEHTEEVLGGKLGYDAGKIEALKQQGIV; encoded by the coding sequence ATGTCGGCCCTGCCGCTCTCAGGCATCAAGATCCTTGACCTCACTCGCGTGCTTGCCGGGCCCCTGTCGGCCCAGATGCTCGGCGATCTCGGCGCGGAGGTGATCAAGATCGAGCGGCCGGGCACCGGCGATGACGCGCGCGCCTTCGGCCCGCCTTACCTGACCGACCCCGAGGGCAAGGCCAACAACAACAATTCATTCTATCTCTGCGCCAACCGCAACAAGAAGTCGGTGACCGTCAACATCGCCAAGCCCGAGGGGCAGGCGATCATCCGCGAACTCGCCAGGGATGCCGACGTCTTCATGGAGAACTACAAGGTCGGCGATCTCAAGCGCTACGGCCTCGACTACGAGACGATCAAGGCGATCAATCCCAAGATTATCTATTGCTCGGTGACCGGCTTCGGCCAGACCGGTCCCTACGCACCGCGCGCCGGCTATGACGCCATCCTCCAGGCGATGGGCGGCCTGATGAGCGTCACCGGCCATATCGACGGCGAGCCGGGCGAGGGCCCGATGAAGGTCGGCCCGTCGATCGTCGACTACATGACTGGCATGAACACCTCGATCGGCATTCTCTCGGCGCTCTACCATCGCGACGTCAATGGCGGGCAGGGCCAGCACATCGATGTCTGCCTGTTCGACACCGTCATCGCCTCGCTGTCGCACTGGCTCCAGATCTACCTCGTCAACGGCAAGATGCCGCCGCGCCGCGGCACCTGGGGCAATGGCGGCATGCCGGCCGGCGTGTTCCGCTGCACCGACGGCGAGCTGATGCTGGTGGTCGGCAATGATGGCCAGTTCCAGCGCACCTGCGCCGTGCTCGGCGAGCCCCACCTCGCCAGCGATCCGCGCTTCATCAAGAACAACGACCGCGTCGTGCACGGCAAGGAGATCATGGCGATCTTCGCCGGCCTGTTCCTGAAGCAGCCGGTCGCCTACTGGCTGGAGAAGCTCGAGGAGGCCGGCGTGCCGTCGGGCCCGATCAACAATTTCGAGCAGGTGTTCTCCGATCCGCACGTGCAGTCGCGCGGCATGCGCGTGAAGGTCAACCATCCCTTCGAACCCGACCTGTCGCTGATCCGCAACGCGCTGACCCTCTCGGAGACCCCGATCAAGACTTACCGCGCCCCGCCGCTGCTCGGCGAGCACACAGAGGAGGTGCTCGGCGGCAAGCTCGGCTATGATGCGGGCAAGATCGAAGCGCTGAAGCAGCAGGGCATTGTCTAG
- a CDS encoding RidA family protein — MKREALRVEPISAFLDRVKAPVSPVTRAGNMIFVAGLPPFDPDTGEIGGMPIERQSEIIMEQMKLCLETAGASLDNVMKCNVYCTSTKYFAAFNAVYARYFPIDPPARIFVCTPEWFGPFDVEIDCIAMM; from the coding sequence ATGAAACGCGAAGCGCTCCGCGTCGAACCGATTTCGGCCTTTCTCGACCGCGTCAAGGCGCCGGTCTCTCCGGTGACGCGCGCCGGCAATATGATCTTCGTCGCCGGCCTGCCGCCGTTCGACCCGGACACGGGCGAGATCGGGGGGATGCCGATCGAGCGGCAGAGCGAGATCATCATGGAGCAGATGAAGCTCTGCCTTGAAACGGCCGGCGCATCGCTCGACAATGTCATGAAGTGCAACGTCTACTGCACCTCGACCAAATACTTCGCCGCCTTCAACGCGGTCTATGCGCGCTATTTCCCGATCGATCCGCCCGCGCGCATCTTCGTCTGCACGCCGGAATGGTTCGGCCCCTTCGACGTCGAGATCGACTGCATCGCGATGATGTGA